One genomic region from Buteo buteo chromosome 12, bButBut1.hap1.1, whole genome shotgun sequence encodes:
- the NDUFAF7 gene encoding protein arginine methyltransferase NDUFAF7, mitochondrial isoform X2 has product MVPLPARRALLAAALGPAGRRRVPRHPPAAAAARPSSGAGGEAEEPGGATAMLRHLLLKLRATGPVTVAEYMREALTNPGQGYYTRRGGIGESGDFVTSPEISQVFGELIGIWYISEWIATGKPEVFQLVELGPGRGTLTDDILRVFNQLASLLSKCDISIHLVELSPKLSEIQALMLTGGKVQSNPKDQSAYMKGVSKTGIPIFWYRDIQDVPPGYSFYLAHEFFDALPIHKFQRTEKGWREVLVDIDPEVPDQLRFVLSPSSTPATENFIQPEEMRDHVEVCPEAGVIIQRLAGRIEKDGGAALVADYGHDGTKTDTFRGFRNHKLHDVLRAPGTADLTADVDFSYLRKMTQGRTATLGPIKQREFLKNMGIDLRLQVLLQNSCDGATHEQLLHSYDMLMNPKKMGDCFNFFALLPHHRLVHPDKKHKPESKSPLPPVAGFGELLLK; this is encoded by the exons ATGGTCCCGCTGCCCGCGCGCCGGGCGCTCCTCGCCGCCGCCCTgggccccgccggccgccgccgggtCCCCCGTCACC ctccggcggcggcggcggcgcggccctCCTCGGGCGCGGGGGGCGAGGCGGAGGAGCCCGGCGGAGCCACCGCCATGCTGCGGCACCTGCTACTCAAGCTGCGGGCCACCGGGCCGGTGACGGTGGCCGAGTACATGCGGGAGGCGCTCACCAACCCCGGCCAG GGTTACTATACGCGCCGCGGCGGCATCGGCGAAAGCGGGGATTTCGTCACCTCCCCTGAAATAAGTCAGGTATTTGGAGAG TTAATAGGAATATGGTATATCAGTGAATGGATAGCCACAGGCAAACCTGAAGTGTTCCAGCTGGTGGAACTGGGCCCAGGGAGGGGCACACTTACTGACGATATATTACGG GTCTTCAACCAGCTTGCCTCTTTACTTAGTAAATGTGACATCTCTATTCATCTGGTAGAACTGAGTCCCAAACTGAGTGAGATCCAAGCACTGATGCTGACAGGAGGAAAGGTGCAGTCAAACCCCAAGGACCAGTCTGCTTACATGAAAGGTGTTAGCAAGACTGGAATTCCCATTTTCTGGTACAGAGACATTCAAGATGTGCCACCAG GTTACAGTTTTTACCTAGCACATGAGTTTTTTGATGCCCTGCCAATACATAAGTTTCAG agaacagagaaaggTTGGCGTGAAGTGTTGGTTGATATAGATCCAGAGGTTCCTGATCAGCTCCGGTTTGTCCTGTCACCATCCAGTACCCCCGCGACAGAAAACTTCATTCAG CCTGAAGAAATGAGAGATCATGTGGAAGTGTGTCCTGAGGCTGGTGTCATCATTCAGAGGCTTGCTGGTCGTATAGAAAAGGATGGTGGGGCTGCACTGGTTGCTGATTATGGTCATGATGGAACCAAAACTGACACTTTCCGG ggtTTCCGGAATCACAAACTTCACGATGTGCTGAGAGCTCCAGGTACAGCAGACCTGACAGCAGATGTTGATTTCAGCTATCTTCGAAAGATGACACAGGGAAGAACAGCCACATTAGGCCCTATAAAACAGCgggagtttttaaaaaacatgggCATTGACCTCCGATTGCAG gtgctCTTGCAGAATTCATGTGATGGAGCAACTCATGAGCAGTTACTTCACAGCTATGATATGCTGATGAATCCCAAGAAGATGGGggactgttttaacttttttgccCTGCTGCCTCACCACAGACTTGTACATCCTGACAAGAAACATAAGCCAGAATCAAAGTCTCCTTTACCTCCTGTTGCTGGATTTGGTGAACTCTTACTGAAGTAA
- the NDUFAF7 gene encoding protein arginine methyltransferase NDUFAF7, mitochondrial isoform X1 gives MVPLPARRALLAAALGPAGRRRVPRHRAPAAAAARPSSGAGGEAEEPGGATAMLRHLLLKLRATGPVTVAEYMREALTNPGQGYYTRRGGIGESGDFVTSPEISQVFGELIGIWYISEWIATGKPEVFQLVELGPGRGTLTDDILRVFNQLASLLSKCDISIHLVELSPKLSEIQALMLTGGKVQSNPKDQSAYMKGVSKTGIPIFWYRDIQDVPPGYSFYLAHEFFDALPIHKFQRTEKGWREVLVDIDPEVPDQLRFVLSPSSTPATENFIQPEEMRDHVEVCPEAGVIIQRLAGRIEKDGGAALVADYGHDGTKTDTFRGFRNHKLHDVLRAPGTADLTADVDFSYLRKMTQGRTATLGPIKQREFLKNMGIDLRLQVLLQNSCDGATHEQLLHSYDMLMNPKKMGDCFNFFALLPHHRLVHPDKKHKPESKSPLPPVAGFGELLLK, from the exons ATGGTCCCGCTGCCCGCGCGCCGGGCGCTCCTCGCCGCCGCCCTgggccccgccggccgccgccgggtCCCCCGTCACCGTG ctccggcggcggcggcggcgcggccctCCTCGGGCGCGGGGGGCGAGGCGGAGGAGCCCGGCGGAGCCACCGCCATGCTGCGGCACCTGCTACTCAAGCTGCGGGCCACCGGGCCGGTGACGGTGGCCGAGTACATGCGGGAGGCGCTCACCAACCCCGGCCAG GGTTACTATACGCGCCGCGGCGGCATCGGCGAAAGCGGGGATTTCGTCACCTCCCCTGAAATAAGTCAGGTATTTGGAGAG TTAATAGGAATATGGTATATCAGTGAATGGATAGCCACAGGCAAACCTGAAGTGTTCCAGCTGGTGGAACTGGGCCCAGGGAGGGGCACACTTACTGACGATATATTACGG GTCTTCAACCAGCTTGCCTCTTTACTTAGTAAATGTGACATCTCTATTCATCTGGTAGAACTGAGTCCCAAACTGAGTGAGATCCAAGCACTGATGCTGACAGGAGGAAAGGTGCAGTCAAACCCCAAGGACCAGTCTGCTTACATGAAAGGTGTTAGCAAGACTGGAATTCCCATTTTCTGGTACAGAGACATTCAAGATGTGCCACCAG GTTACAGTTTTTACCTAGCACATGAGTTTTTTGATGCCCTGCCAATACATAAGTTTCAG agaacagagaaaggTTGGCGTGAAGTGTTGGTTGATATAGATCCAGAGGTTCCTGATCAGCTCCGGTTTGTCCTGTCACCATCCAGTACCCCCGCGACAGAAAACTTCATTCAG CCTGAAGAAATGAGAGATCATGTGGAAGTGTGTCCTGAGGCTGGTGTCATCATTCAGAGGCTTGCTGGTCGTATAGAAAAGGATGGTGGGGCTGCACTGGTTGCTGATTATGGTCATGATGGAACCAAAACTGACACTTTCCGG ggtTTCCGGAATCACAAACTTCACGATGTGCTGAGAGCTCCAGGTACAGCAGACCTGACAGCAGATGTTGATTTCAGCTATCTTCGAAAGATGACACAGGGAAGAACAGCCACATTAGGCCCTATAAAACAGCgggagtttttaaaaaacatgggCATTGACCTCCGATTGCAG gtgctCTTGCAGAATTCATGTGATGGAGCAACTCATGAGCAGTTACTTCACAGCTATGATATGCTGATGAATCCCAAGAAGATGGGggactgttttaacttttttgccCTGCTGCCTCACCACAGACTTGTACATCCTGACAAGAAACATAAGCCAGAATCAAAGTCTCCTTTACCTCCTGTTGCTGGATTTGGTGAACTCTTACTGAAGTAA
- the CEBPZ gene encoding CCAAT/enhancer-binding protein zeta, translating to MAALWDFGVRDPKEAGGGSGEEEEAADEAGEDGDAEGFTLDEVLRLGGTKQDYLMLCAVDEAEELVDGGKKDAIDDLKEGELEAFVSSLGLGKYAGSCLVVEGEEDGGGSSSEEKEKPPKKEKSKKETNPPSLEGKKEKKGREKASGVKDSKKQHAGGDQDQHLSAKREGLEEDFEFHARQVILIKPGGKWYDLEYTNEFSLEPQKQTLLTKYKALAQKLYQHETDLYKNKTDYQKGASSAWMKTVVSSGTLADRMAAMTLLIQDSAVHSLQFVENLLNLIKKKGSRHQSLMALDTFKELLISDLLPNNRKLWSFSQRPFNNIEKMSSGNRDSRDRRLVLWYFEHHLKLQVAEFVQALETLSHDSLTATKSRALAVAHELLCNKPEQEKVLLVQLVNKLGDPQNKIATKASYLLETLLHKHPNMKGVVCSEVERLLYRSNINVKTQYYAICFLNQIVLSHEESALANKLITLYFCFFRNCIKKKDIESKMLSALLCGVNRAYPYAETGDEKVKEQMDTLFKVLHLVNFGTSVQALMLLFQVMDSQQTVSDRYYAALYKKLLDPALATCSKPSMFLNLIYKSLKADVMLRRVKAFVKRLLQVTCGQMPPFICGTLYLLSELLKVKPELRVQLQDHVESDDEECFKDQEEAEEDEEKFMDADKEVESEERSTREDSVKTNDVNSTASWVHHLNMGGRKSGALYDPMHRSPLYCGAESTSLWELKKLSEHFHPSVALFAKTILEGNHIQYSGDPLQDFTLMRFLDRFVYRNPKLHKGKENTSSVVMQPKKKQFMKDTQNLAVNSKEFRAKDESKIPVDEVFFHRFYSKFDKRREKQKRQDDEESVEDVDDDEFERALDTFEAVDNAIDVGEDDLDFAGNIKKKTKEGKKGQRSEESSADWEDSDDEDEFSDLDDEEVSLGSMEEDFGEDMDEKGGVFMDVSDDENSLDANNDKQLKSVSKKGKRKKDRSFVGSLEGSNRGKKRKLKDASILASAEEFGYLLDENAGSKFDNIGMNAMANRDNANVKQIQWEIERDKWLHNRDVKSIIKKKKQFRHRGLKNKYKGKKSRR from the exons ATGGCGGCGCTGTGGGACTTCGGCGTGAGGGACCCGAaggaggcgggcggcggcagcggcgaggaggaggaggcggccgATGAAGcaggagaagatggagatgCCGAAGGGTTCACGCTGGACGAGGTGCTGCGCCTCGGCGGCACCAAG CAAGACTACCTGATGCTGTGCGCCGTGGACGAGGCGGAGGAGCTGGTGGACGGCGGCAAGAAGGACGCGATCGACGACCTGAAGGAAGGGGAGCTGGAGGCGTTCGTCAGCTCCCTGGGGCTCGGCAAGTACGCGGGAAGTTGCCTGGtggtggagggggaggaggacggcggcggcagcagcagcgaggagaaggagaagcccccaaagaaagagaaaagcaagaaggaaactAACCCTCCTTcgttagaagggaaaaaagaaaaaaagggtagGGAAAAGGCAAGCGGTGTGAAAGACAGCAAGAAGCAGCACGCTGGCGGTGACCAGGACCAGCACCTTTCGGCAAAGAGAGAGGGACTGGAAGAAGATTTTGAATTCCATGCTAGGCAAGTGATACTGATCAAACCAGGGGGTAAATGGTATGATCTAGAATACACCAACGAATTCTCTTTGGAGCCACAAAAGCAGACGCTTCTGACCAAATATAAGGCCTTGGCCCAAAAGCTGTACCAACATGAGACAGACCTGTACAAGAATAAGACAGATTATCAGAAGGGGGCCTCTTCAGCGTGGATGAAAACTGTCGTGTCGTCGGGTACTTTGGCTGACAGGATGGCAGCAATGACCCTTCTCATTCAGGACAGTGCTGTCCACAGTCTTCAGTTTGTTGAGAACTTGCTAAACCTCATAAAGAAAAAGGGCAGCAGGCATCAGAGCCTCATGGCTTTGGATACTTTCAAGGAGCTTCTTATTTCAGATCTCTTACCAAACAATCGAAAATTATGGTCTTTCTCGCAGCGACCATTTAACAACATAGAGAAGATGTCGAGTGGCAACAGGGATTCAAGAGACAGACGGTTGGTACTGTGGTACTTTGAGCATCACCTGAAACTGCAAGTGGCAGAGTTTGTGCAAGCGTTAGAAACACTGAGTCATGATTCTCTGACAGCAACAAAATCCCGAGCGCTGGCAGTTGCCCACGAGCTTCTCTGTAACAAGCCTGAGCAGGAGAAAGTTCTGCTTGTTCAGCTTGTAAATAAACTGGGAGACCCTCAGAACAAAATTGCCACCAAAGCCTCCTACCTTTTAGAGACATTACTTCATAAGCATCCAAATATGAAGGGAGTAGTGTGCAGTGAGGTGGAGAGGCTTTTGTACCGGTCAAACATTAATGTGAAAACTCAATATTATGCTATTTGCTTTCTAAATCAGATAGTCCTCAGTCATGAAGAAAGTGCATTAGCTAACAAGCTGATAACTTtgtacttctgcttttttcggaactgcattaagaaaaaagacattgaaTCCAAAATGCTCAGCGCTCTTCTTTGCGGGGTAAACAGAGCTTACCCTTATGCTGAGACTGGTGATGAGAAAGTGAAAGAACAAATGGACACGCTGTTTAAAGTTCTGCATCTTGTGAACTTCGGTACCAGTGTCCAGGCCCTGATGTTGCTGTTTCAAGTGATGGACTCTCAGCAGACTGTATCGGATAGGTACTATGCAGCATTATACAA GAAGCTTCTAGATCCTGCTTTAGCAACCTGCTCAAAGCCATCCATGTTTCTTAATCTTATCTATAAATCTCTGAAGGCAGATGTAATGTTACGGCGTGTGAAGGCCTTCGTGAAGAGATTACTTCAAGTCACTTGTGGACAAATGCCACCCTTCATTTGTGGAACCCTGTACCTTCTGTCTGAGCTTCTGAAAGTAAAACCAGAGTTAAGGGTCCAGTTACAGGATCATGTG gaGTCGGATGATGAAGAGTGTTTTAAGGATCAAGAAGAGGCTGAAGAGGATGAGGAAAAATTCATGGATGCAGACAAAGAAGTAGAAAGCGAAGAGAGGAGCACAAGGGAAGATTCTGTTAAAACAAATGATGTAAATTCAACAGCCTCATGGGTGCATCATCTGAATATGGGAG GCAGGAAGAGTGGAGCTTTGTATGATCCTATGCACCGAAGTCCTTTATACTGTGGTGCTGAAAGTACAAGCCTTTGGGAACTGAAGAAG ctttctgaacATTTTCATCCATCCGTGGCCCTATTCGCAAAAACAATTCTAGAA gGAAATCACATTCAGTACTCCGGTGACCCTTTGCAGGATTTCACATTAATGAGGTTCTTGGACCGCTTTGTGTACAGAAATCCCAAACTGCATAAAGGCAAAG AAAACACCAGCAGTGTGGTAATGCAGCCGAAGAAGAAGCAGTTTATGAAAGATACACAGAATCTTGCAG TCAACAGTAAGGAATTCCGTGccaaagatgaaagcaaaatccCAGTGGATGAAGTGTTTTTTCACAG attttattcaAAGTTTGAtaagaggagagagaagcaaaAGCGTCAGGATGATGAAGAAAGTGTGGAAGATGTAGATGATGATGAATTTGAAAGAGCATTGG ataCATTTGAAGCTGTTGATAATGCCATTGATGTTGGTGAGGATGACCTTGATTTTGCTGG taatataaaaaagaaaaccaaagagggtAAGAAAGGCCAAAGAAGCGAGGAATCCAGTGCTGACTGGGAGGATTCTGATGATGAAGATGAAttcagtgatctggatgatgagGAAGTCTCCTTAGGAAGTATGGAGGAAGACTTTGGAGAGGATATGGATGAAAAGGGAGGTGTATTTATGGATGTGTCTGATGATGAAAACAGCCTAG acGCGAACAATGACAAGCAATTGAAGTCTGTCAGTAAAAAgggcaagagaaagaaagatagGAGTTTTGTGGGATCACTTGAAG GATCCAACcgagggaagaagagaaaactCAAAGATGCCAGTATACTGGCATCTGCAGAAGAG TTTGGCTATCTGCTGGATGAAAATGCTGGGTCT